In Lytechinus variegatus isolate NC3 chromosome 6, Lvar_3.0, whole genome shotgun sequence, the DNA window TGAATATTAGCAGCACTCTTATCAGTGAATTGTTTTTGACATACATTACATTCATAACGCTTTATTCCTCTATGTGTATTCATATGCCGCTTCATAGAGCTACGATCCCTGAATTGTCTTCCGCAATCCTCACAGGTATATGGCTTCTCACCGGTATGGATCGTAGAATGGCTAACTAAATAAGATTTCCTGGCAAAGCGTTTATGACAGACCTCGCACTCAAAGCGCTTCTCTTCATCGTGTATGACCTTATGTTTCTGAAGAGTTTTCTTAGTCTTGAAGAACTTTTCACAGATTTCACACTGGAATTCTGTGTTTTCAGTCGTGACAACATCTTCCTGGATAACAACCTCTGTGACATTGTCCATCATAACCTGTGCAGCCATCATGGTTTCAGCTAAAGCCTGAGATGCGACACGCTGTTCAGCTTCATGCTCAACCAAGTGAGCTGTCAAGTTCTCTTGTCCAAGGATTTGTTTCTGACAAACGCCGCATTCAAATAGAGTCTTCTTCCGATGTGTCTTAGCATGCGCTCTCATATTAGTAGCAGTCCAGAACATCTTCCCGCATACTTCACAAGAATGTGATTTCTCACCTGTATGCATTCTAACATGAGAGTTAAGGGCACTTTTGTCTGCAAATGCTCGATCACATGTTTCACATTTGTAAGGTTTCAACCCTGTATGGATGATCTTATGCCTTCTGAGTGTTCCAGGTTCTGTGAAGGCTTTATTGCAGACATCACACACGTAAGGTTTCTCTCCTGTATGCACACGTACATGGTTGACAAGACGAGGTTTGGTTGGGAAGGCCTTGCCACAAAAAGTACACAAGAATGGCTTGACACCTGTGTGTATTCTCAAGTGTGTATAATAACTTGATTTAGACCTTAAGACTCTGTTGCAGATATCACAAGTGAATATTTTTTGCGGAGGCTTTTTTGGTTTGATACCTTGATGTAGTTTCATGTGAGCATTGAGGAAGTTCTGCCGTACAAACTTACGAGAACAAATGTTACATTCATATGGTCTGTCTCCTAAATGCATCCGCTTGTGAAGATTCAGGTATGATTTGTCTCGAAAAGACTTGCCACAAAGATCGCATAAGAATGGTTTTGCTCCTGTATGGATGGACTTATGGCGACGTTGGGAGGTCTTATCAGAAAACCTTTTATCGCAGAGGGAACAACCGTATGGTTTCTCACCAGTGTGTACCCTTTGATGACGCACTAGGTAACTCTTTTGGGCAAAGGTATGGTCACATATATCACACTTGAATGTCTGCACCTCTTTCTTTGCTTTGGCTACCTTAGCTGGCATAGGGATCatctcttcttcttcattattcAGTTCTTCATGGGTTTCTTTATGTTTAATCAGCTCTTCCTTCTCCTCAAACTCTTTTTTACAGATACGGCATCTATACACCATCTTGAGACCAGTGTCTTCAGAGCTTGGAATGTCTCCCTTCACCTTGTCACCATCTTCCATTCCTTTCCGATGGACCTTCTTCTCATGCATTGTCCGTTGTCCTTTCTGACGAAACCCTTTATCACAGTAGGAACATTTGAAGGGTTTCTCTGCAGAGTGCACTCTCATATGTGATGCACATGCACTCTGGTCACTAAAAGACTTTTCGCAAAATCCACACTTGAAAGGTTTTTGGCCGGTGTGTATGCGTTCATGCCTCCTGAGTGATTTGGCATTGTAGAAGGTTTTGTTACACACAGAGCACTTGGGACCTTGACCGGTATGTAGCTTCATGTGATACTTAAGACTGACAGACGTAGAGAATATCTTATTACACACCTCACATGCATAGACTTTCCCTTGTTTACCATGTTTCTTGTTATGCATTGTGAAGGTACGAAGATTAGGAAAATCCTGCTTGCATGTAGGGCACTTGAAGATCTTGTTAGATTTCTTATTGTTATCTGTTGATTTGCCTTCTTTGGTGACATACTCGGTATGGGTCTCCAtgtgtttttctctctctttcttgtaAAGGAATTTTTCAGAGCAGAAAGGACAGGAGAACTGCTTTCCACATTTACCtgatattttgtgtttttccaAACTGCTCGGGCTAAGGAATGCTTTTGGGCACCCATCACACCGCAGGAGCTTCTCTTCTTTGTGGTCCTGTCCTCCGTGTGTCAGTCGATGGGTTCTCATCTGAAACCCAGTGTAAAACTTCATCTGACAAACATCGCATTCCACCTGCTTGTCACCTGCATGGCGTTTCTTATGGCTTTTCAACGATGAGGCATCACTGAATCTCATATCACACAGATCACATTTGTATGGCTTGGTACCTTTGTGGATGATCTTGTGTCGTCTCAGACCTCCATAGCTCTTGAAGGTTTTTTCACACTGGGTACATTTGTAAGGGCGTTCTCCTGTGTGCGTGTTGAGATGTTCCTTGAGAATCCAGGATGTCCGGAAACTCTTTGAGCAGTGTGGACAATCCCAACTTGCATGTGTGGATTCATGCCGAGTCAACTGGCGCACACTCACAAAGGTCTTCTTGCACACTGGACACTCGGCTCTTTCACCCTTTCCTTCCTTCGTTTTCTTCTTGACTATCTCTTCGTCCTCACTGCTTGATAGCTCTTTTTGAATGTCTACATGAACCAATCTCTGATGCATCTTCAAACCTTTCTGTGAGGTGAAGGATTTCTCACATTCATCACATTTAAACTTCTTTGAGGCAGGTACTTCCCAATCACTGTCATCGTCATCAACCTCTTCACCATCTACATCATTCTCTGCTTCATCTACTGTCTCCTTCACTCCTTCTTGTCTTTCATCTAAAGTCTCTGTCACCTCTTCCTGTCCTTCATCTACAGTCTGGCCCATCTGAGTTTGGCCTATTGATCTCACATGGCTGATGTCTTTATTGTTTGCTGTCTCATCTACTGCTGCATCCATGGTCTCCCCTagctcttcttcttcttcatggACAACCTTATGGCAGATGAGATAACTCTCCTTGGTAAACATTGACCCACAGATATTACACATAAACATCTTAGGCCGACTATGCAACATCATATGCTTTGCAAGAAGTGCCTCATTATCAAAGCAAGCCTCACATTCTTCACATTTAGAGAGAGAATGTTTTTGTTTCATATGTTTCATCCTCTGTCCATCTGTGTCAAATAACTTACTGCAGTAGCGACAAAGGTAAGGTGATTCTTCCTTGGCATGAGATTTCTCATGAGCACGGTGTTGCCTTTCTGTTCGGAACTCTTTCCAGCAGTAATGACAGACCTTATGGGATGGTTCTGGAGTCTTTACTGGAGCTTGTTTCCTGGGGGTACCCCTTGACACAGACTTCATGTTGGAATCACGTTTGGTTCCTGCAAAGCAAtacaatacataaaaatatTACTCAATAAAGAAATCTGCTTTCATGCCAACATAATATCTTATATCGTAGTTTTTGTTATACTAGTAATGATTCACTAaatctgtatacatgtacatgtaatatctaCCTtcaaccctaaatagactgggctatttcaacgcctaaagacgggggggggggggggaatagaatattcctcggaatagaatatttcttgatagatggcgctatataaatgcctacatgtattattattattattatcattcagcCCCCATTATGATTTTGCCCatcgatcgcgacgaaaattggcccGTGCATTACCCATTGCACAATCTACAGAACTATAAACAGCTGCTGTGAAAAATCTCATtactaattaattatgctaatttaggggtaaaatcaaaagtttgcttTAACTAAATAAttcccctaaaatgctaatttttagTTCACAGACTCTTTATAATAATCTgatcaaataaacttttttttttactgttttgtcaatggaaattgtcgggaactttatttgaccataaacaagatgaaaataattgatattaatcagtaaaaggataATAGTGACgcttttatgaattttggcaaaagaagctgctgaaaactgcttatctaaaaaaagagccaatggagtaaataagagagccaaaaggggcctaagctttcgatcctagcagaatcttcttcggaggcaaaatgacaaacatataaagtggaacaaccataatatagaccacagacattcaacagcaacactacatgtagaaacaaggagacaaaaggggcattagtgagaagagatgaccaatcaggttaatgaggCCCCCCCCCTGGCCTACATGTGGATAGGTTTAATATCATTGTGTTTATACATATACCGGTAATATGgatgaaatgaatcaaattaaattgaaaacaTTTCCTTTGATACGCTGTGCTTATTCAAAGGTCTCATCCATTATAATACATATCTGACTTTAATaaccaaatgaaattaaaacaaacttCATACACAATACTCTAAATaccaatgaaaaggaaataaaataaattagcccctccccccttttttggcatcgaaatagcccagtgtATTTAGGGTTAAGAGTGATAACATGGGTAGCAACCTTCTTTTCCTCAGAAGAGTTCTTCACATGTATCAGAAgactgttttcagacaatatgagACTGCCAAAGCCTTTTCTAATCTGCCCTCAGATGTTTTGAGATACAAGTTTTTATAAGCCCAGCCACAACATAACACACACAAATGTTTTTATACTAACCTTGGGTTTTATTAGAGGATTGCTCTAGCTCTGCATTATTTGACCCTTTCGTTTCTGATGTAGCATTCTGATTGTTGATCTCAGCTTCTCTTATCACAGTATCTGCACTAACATT includes these proteins:
- the LOC121417562 gene encoding zinc finger protein 845-like, which produces MMEEEEEMMVVEGQGHIELDEQVDREAVIIMNALAGEAHGNTTFQIISHDGQVHIASEDSGHVTQHLDHNGQPIIAVNLAFAQEGQDLQQLGLTESIYVELPVAEQNSEMIVEDSHHQSNHTQESLLEIVESGEVNKLPNQVEIGIGRDRLSTNHRIDTVIQIPDGLTNQSADDINQEASLTNENSTPALPESEVTNQCSVILRPESCLTNETAEPVMLESELTNQSADTITPQVGSTNQSTDTITPEVGSTNQSTDTITPQVGSTNQSTDTIIPQVGSTNQSTDTITPQVGLTNQSTNTMNPETEVTNVSTGEEAELTNVSADTVIREAEINNQNATSETKGSNNAELEQSSNKTQGTKRDSNMKSVSRGTPRKQAPVKTPEPSHKVCHYCWKEFRTERQHRAHEKSHAKEESPYLCRYCSKLFDTDGQRMKHMKQKHSLSKCEECEACFDNEALLAKHMMLHSRPKMFMCNICGSMFTKESYLICHKVVHEEEEELGETMDAAVDETANNKDISHVRSIGQTQMGQTVDEGQEEVTETLDERQEGVKETVDEAENDVDGEEVDDDDSDWEVPASKKFKCDECEKSFTSQKGLKMHQRLVHVDIQKELSSSEDEEIVKKKTKEGKGERAECPVCKKTFVSVRQLTRHESTHASWDCPHCSKSFRTSWILKEHLNTHTGERPYKCTQCEKTFKSYGGLRRHKIIHKGTKPYKCDLCDMRFSDASSLKSHKKRHAGDKQVECDVCQMKFYTGFQMRTHRLTHGGQDHKEEKLLRCDGCPKAFLSPSSLEKHKISGKCGKQFSCPFCSEKFLYKKEREKHMETHTEYVTKEGKSTDNNKKSNKIFKCPTCKQDFPNLRTFTMHNKKHGKQGKVYACEVCNKIFSTSVSLKYHMKLHTGQGPKCSVCNKTFYNAKSLRRHERIHTGQKPFKCGFCEKSFSDQSACASHMRVHSAEKPFKCSYCDKGFRQKGQRTMHEKKVHRKGMEDGDKVKGDIPSSEDTGLKMVYRCRICKKEFEEKEELIKHKETHEELNNEEEEMIPMPAKVAKAKKEVQTFKCDICDHTFAQKSYLVRHQRVHTGEKPYGCSLCDKRFSDKTSQRRHKSIHTGAKPFLCDLCGKSFRDKSYLNLHKRMHLGDRPYECNICSRKFVRQNFLNAHMKLHQGIKPKKPPQKIFTCDICNRVLRSKSSYYTHLRIHTGVKPFLCTFCGKAFPTKPRLVNHVRVHTGEKPYVCDVCNKAFTEPGTLRRHKIIHTGLKPYKCETCDRAFADKSALNSHVRMHTGEKSHSCEVCGKMFWTATNMRAHAKTHRKKTLFECGVCQKQILGQENLTAHLVEHEAEQRVASQALAETMMAAQVMMDNVTEVVIQEDVVTTENTEFQCEICEKFFKTKKTLQKHKVIHDEEKRFECEVCHKRFARKSYLVSHSTIHTGEKPYTCEDCGRQFRDRSSMKRHMNTHRGIKRYECNVCQKQFTDKSAANIHLRIHTGEKPYECYECKMCFTQSGHLVDHMIKNH